One uncultured Hyphomonas sp. genomic region harbors:
- a CDS encoding BlaI/MecI/CopY family transcriptional regulator, which produces MKISAAELDVMSVLWQTPGLAASDVHDSLGDEKDWTSRTVKTLLARLVEKGALRTEEDGRRYLYYPVIEEGAYKAKAAGQFVDRVFSGRAAPLVAHLADTRGLTPEDIEELERLLGDLKK; this is translated from the coding sequence ATGAAGATTTCAGCCGCCGAACTCGATGTGATGAGCGTGCTGTGGCAGACGCCCGGCCTCGCTGCCTCGGACGTCCATGACTCGCTGGGCGACGAGAAGGACTGGACCAGCCGCACCGTGAAAACGCTGCTGGCCCGCCTGGTCGAGAAAGGGGCGCTCCGGACGGAAGAGGATGGCCGCCGCTATCTCTATTATCCGGTTATTGAAGAAGGCGCCTACAAGGCCAAGGCCGCCGGCCAGTTTGTCGACCGGGTCTTCTCCGGCCGCGCTGCGCCTCTGGTTGCGCACCTGGCGGATACGCGCGGCCTGACACCGGAAGACATTGAGGAACTGGAACGCCTGCTGGGGGATCTGAAGAAATGA
- a CDS encoding CoA transferase subunit A — translation MSSKVYNSAKEALEGLTFDGMTVMAGGFGLCGIPENLILALRESGVKDITAISNNAGVDDFGLGLLLQTRQIKKMISSYVGENKEFERQYLSGELELEFNPQGTLAERCRAGGAGIPGFYTKTGVGTLVAEGKEHRDFNGETYILETGLVSDLSIVKAEKADTQGNLVFNKTARNFNPPMAMAGKVTVAEVEEIVPTGDLDPDEIHLPGIFVQRIVKGTFEKRIEQRTVRKREAY, via the coding sequence ATGTCTAGCAAGGTCTACAATTCTGCGAAGGAAGCCCTTGAGGGCCTGACCTTCGACGGCATGACCGTGATGGCCGGGGGCTTCGGCCTGTGCGGCATTCCGGAAAATCTCATCCTCGCCCTGCGCGAAAGCGGCGTGAAGGACATCACGGCGATTTCGAACAATGCAGGCGTCGACGATTTCGGCCTCGGCCTGCTGCTGCAGACGCGCCAGATCAAGAAGATGATCTCGTCCTATGTCGGCGAGAACAAGGAGTTCGAGCGCCAGTATCTCTCCGGCGAACTGGAGCTGGAGTTCAACCCGCAGGGCACGCTGGCAGAGCGTTGCCGAGCAGGCGGCGCGGGTATTCCGGGCTTCTACACCAAGACGGGCGTCGGCACGCTTGTGGCCGAGGGCAAGGAACACCGCGACTTCAACGGCGAGACCTACATTCTTGAAACGGGCCTTGTGTCAGACCTCTCCATCGTGAAGGCCGAAAAGGCCGACACGCAGGGCAATCTCGTCTTCAACAAGACGGCCCGCAACTTCAACCCGCCCATGGCGATGGCCGGCAAGGTCACCGTGGCTGAAGTGGAAGAAATCGTGCCGACCGGCGATCTCGACCCGGACGAAATCCACCTGCCGGGCATCTTCGTGCAGCGCATCGTGAAGGGCACTTTCGAGAAGCGAATTGAACAACGCACCGTGCGCAAGCGGGAGGCTTACTGA
- a CDS encoding VOC family protein, producing the protein MTSPAHLKGVHHVAYRCKDAKETVEFYRDALGMDFQLAIAEDHVPSTGAYDPYMHIFLDAGNGNVLAFFELPEQPDMGRDENTPVWVQHIAFRVGSLEELMETKAHLEGMGLDVLGPTHHGIFKSIYFFDPNGHRIELAADIGTPEQMAQLKSVAEPMIEEWSATKKAPRHAAWLHEKIAEES; encoded by the coding sequence ATGACATCACCCGCACACCTGAAAGGCGTCCACCACGTCGCCTATCGCTGCAAGGACGCCAAGGAAACGGTCGAGTTCTATCGCGACGCGCTCGGCATGGATTTCCAGCTTGCGATCGCTGAGGACCACGTACCGTCGACAGGCGCCTATGATCCGTACATGCACATTTTCCTCGATGCCGGAAACGGCAATGTGCTGGCCTTCTTTGAACTGCCCGAGCAGCCCGACATGGGCCGCGACGAGAACACGCCTGTCTGGGTGCAGCATATCGCCTTCCGCGTCGGTTCGCTGGAAGAGCTGATGGAGACCAAGGCGCACCTCGAAGGCATGGGGCTGGACGTGCTCGGCCCCACCCATCACGGCATCTTCAAATCGATCTATTTCTTCGACCCCAACGGCCACCGCATCGAACTCGCCGCCGATATCGGCACGCCGGAACAGATGGCGCAGCTTAAGAGTGTGGCCGAACCCATGATCGAGGAATGGAGCGCGACGAAGAAAGCGCCACGGCACGCCGCCTGGCTGCACGAAAAGATCGCGGAAGAGAGCTGA
- the hppD gene encoding 4-hydroxyphenylpyruvate dioxygenase, which produces MADLFDNPAGLDGFEFIEFSAPEKGVLEPVFETMGFTKVARHRSKDVELWRQGGINLITNYEPKSAAWYFSREHGPSACGMGFRVRDARKAYAHLLEQGAEPVHVETGPMELHIPGIRGIGNSIIYLIDRYGDDLDIYDIDFEYLPDVEKHPVGAGFQLIDHLTHNVYGGRMKYWADFYEKLFNFQEIRYFDIKGEYTGLTSKALTAPDGKIRIPLNEEGKGGGGQIEEFLREFNGEGIQHIALICDDLYACYDSLKQKGVPFMTAPPAAYYEMLDERLPGHGEDVEGLKSRGLLLDGTTEGGQPRLLLQIFAQAQIGPVFFEFIQRKGDYKEGFGEGNFKALFESMERDQIQRGALKVEEDA; this is translated from the coding sequence ATGGCAGACCTGTTTGACAACCCTGCAGGCCTCGACGGTTTCGAATTCATTGAATTTTCCGCGCCTGAAAAAGGCGTGCTGGAGCCGGTTTTCGAGACGATGGGCTTCACCAAGGTTGCCCGGCACCGCTCGAAAGATGTCGAGCTCTGGCGCCAGGGCGGCATCAATCTGATTACCAATTACGAGCCGAAATCGGCGGCCTGGTATTTCTCGCGTGAGCATGGGCCCTCGGCCTGTGGCATGGGCTTCCGCGTGCGCGATGCCCGCAAGGCCTATGCGCACCTGCTGGAGCAGGGCGCAGAGCCGGTTCATGTCGAGACCGGCCCGATGGAACTGCACATCCCCGGCATCCGCGGCATCGGCAACTCGATCATCTATCTGATCGACCGTTATGGCGACGATCTAGACATCTATGACATCGACTTCGAATATCTGCCGGACGTCGAGAAACACCCCGTTGGAGCTGGCTTCCAGCTGATCGATCACCTGACGCACAATGTTTATGGCGGCCGGATGAAGTATTGGGCGGACTTCTACGAGAAGCTCTTCAACTTCCAGGAAATCCGCTATTTCGACATCAAGGGCGAATATACGGGCCTGACCTCCAAGGCGCTGACGGCGCCGGACGGCAAGATCCGCATTCCGCTGAACGAAGAAGGCAAGGGCGGCGGTGGCCAGATCGAGGAATTCCTGCGCGAGTTCAACGGCGAAGGCATCCAGCACATCGCCCTCATCTGCGACGATCTCTATGCCTGCTATGACAGCCTGAAACAAAAAGGTGTGCCCTTCATGACGGCGCCGCCGGCAGCTTATTACGAGATGCTGGACGAGCGTCTGCCGGGCCATGGCGAGGATGTCGAAGGGCTGAAATCCCGCGGCCTGCTGCTGGACGGCACGACCGAAGGCGGCCAGCCGCGCCTCCTGCTTCAGATCTTCGCTCAGGCCCAGATCGGCCCGGTCTTCTTCGAGTTCATCCAGCGCAAGGGTGACTACAAGGAAGGCTTCGGCGAAGGCAACTTCAAGGCCTTGTTCGAATCCATGGAACGTGACCAGATCCAGCGAGGTGCTTTGAAGGTCGAAGAGGACGCATGA
- a CDS encoding alpha/beta hydrolase has product MRRFATEMKAGGTLAGIEFGDPIKPFAAVWIHATGFNAMTYQSMLAPLGLRQRVAALDMRGHGRSTMPAKPGRMKSWHRYRDDVIEWLEKEAPNGVVLSGHSMGATVALLVAGKRPDLVKGLVLADPVIMPRVYYFWKHVFPPVTWIANRNMLARSAKKRRAEFPAFRDALESYTGRGAFASWREPFLADYLLDGIDRVDHNSAQSEEQTWRLTCEPKWESATFSAQRNQPWRALRKVRKHKIPIIVLRPNRSSVITPKVRAQIILMNQALMMKGVRGTSHFLPMEAPYEVRDALSAFIARLVERFTLEEDSDVSRSLSIRRRRA; this is encoded by the coding sequence ATGCGGCGTTTTGCAACCGAGATGAAAGCCGGAGGCACGCTGGCCGGTATCGAGTTCGGCGATCCGATCAAACCGTTCGCCGCCGTATGGATCCATGCCACCGGCTTCAATGCCATGACCTATCAGTCGATGCTGGCACCGCTTGGCCTGCGCCAGCGCGTGGCCGCGCTCGACATGCGCGGGCATGGGCGGTCGACGATGCCGGCCAAGCCCGGCCGGATGAAGTCCTGGCACCGCTACCGCGATGACGTGATCGAATGGCTGGAAAAGGAAGCACCGAACGGGGTCGTGCTGAGCGGCCATTCCATGGGCGCAACGGTGGCCCTTCTGGTGGCAGGCAAACGGCCTGACTTGGTCAAGGGGCTGGTGCTGGCCGATCCGGTGATCATGCCGCGCGTCTATTATTTCTGGAAACATGTGTTCCCGCCGGTCACCTGGATTGCCAACCGTAACATGCTCGCGCGCTCGGCGAAGAAGCGGCGGGCCGAGTTCCCGGCATTCCGCGATGCGCTGGAATCCTATACGGGGCGCGGCGCGTTTGCGTCCTGGCGCGAGCCCTTCCTGGCCGATTACCTGCTGGATGGCATTGACCGGGTGGACCATAATTCTGCGCAAAGCGAAGAGCAGACCTGGCGGCTGACCTGCGAGCCGAAATGGGAGTCGGCGACATTCTCCGCCCAGCGCAACCAGCCCTGGCGCGCGCTCAGAAAGGTCCGCAAACACAAGATCCCGATCATCGTGCTGCGCCCGAACCGATCATCTGTGATCACACCAAAGGTTCGGGCACAGATTATCCTGATGAATCAGGCCCTGATGATGAAAGGTGTGCGCGGCACGTCGCACTTCCTGCCCATGGAAGCGCCCTATGAAGTGCGCGATGCGTTGTCTGCCTTCATTGCGCGACTGGTGGAACGTTTCACTTTGGAAGAAGATTCCGACGTCTCGCGCTCGCTCAGCATCCGGCGCCGCCGGGCGTAA
- a CDS encoding M56 family metallopeptidase, with protein MNIATIFPDATSALQTVLAVSVLIALVLVARRPVAKYFGAGTAYALWALPLARLVLPPLQMPVSLMPLLRLPKSGSTEAAEPTAALTVTAASEAMATTFTASPSAPAAAVPPAPLPDTAFADGLASPQPLMDTLSAMLLPGLFIVWAGGALFIFGLSLWRQHVFMQTVKREAVNVSPRLQHIARQVGAQVGLKRLPVVASSFISSGPLVTGLVRPVVLLPAWFETDYDDTQQRAALAHELTHVRRGDLWALQLAEFFIACMWFNPLAYYAHRAFRTDQEAACDADVLKTGTASPHAYGATLIKAVKSAAQERPPAAASLPLTHALKERLSRMTHPAPTRTRRLAGGAATAVIGAAALIATSSVPANAGEREHRELRIENGTVYLNGELIPDRRIIVLGEPFEGIEPGPEVTAEINRLSREMAEDSKVIGRITAKITSNVPEITLALEDDAEFQALMAELNELPLVSNFQDVVVDVQDGAEIHFEGEMSEEDWEEWGRKWEAWGEKFGERAESWAAAHEARAEELHESLEPELERMTSELEARLEAKSIKLETLIDQKFGADFEHRIEETSTALDDLVAECRDANLSDGETKVMSRTLGVGKDEKTVKIACVKGDETALRSAKTMAVINSSRDLCDVEKESFREQVRSDGNLDGGEN; from the coding sequence ATGAACATCGCAACCATTTTTCCTGACGCGACATCTGCCCTGCAGACGGTCCTGGCGGTTTCCGTCCTGATCGCCCTGGTTCTGGTGGCACGCCGTCCTGTGGCGAAATATTTTGGCGCCGGCACGGCCTATGCCCTGTGGGCGCTTCCGCTGGCCCGCCTTGTCCTGCCGCCGCTGCAGATGCCGGTTTCGCTGATGCCGCTGCTGCGCCTGCCGAAGTCCGGCTCCACCGAGGCCGCAGAGCCCACAGCGGCACTGACCGTAACAGCCGCCTCGGAAGCCATGGCGACGACCTTCACCGCTTCCCCGTCTGCCCCGGCCGCCGCCGTGCCGCCGGCACCCCTACCGGACACCGCATTTGCGGATGGCCTGGCCTCACCTCAGCCCCTGATGGACACATTGTCCGCCATGCTGCTGCCAGGCCTCTTCATCGTCTGGGCAGGCGGGGCTCTTTTCATCTTCGGTCTCAGCCTCTGGCGCCAGCATGTCTTCATGCAGACCGTGAAGCGGGAGGCTGTGAACGTCTCTCCCCGCCTCCAGCATATCGCGCGTCAGGTTGGTGCGCAGGTTGGCCTGAAGCGCCTGCCCGTGGTCGCGTCCAGCTTCATCTCTTCCGGCCCGCTTGTGACCGGCCTCGTCCGTCCGGTGGTCCTGCTGCCGGCCTGGTTCGAGACGGATTATGACGACACCCAGCAGCGCGCTGCCCTCGCTCACGAGCTGACCCATGTCCGCCGCGGCGACCTCTGGGCCCTGCAGCTGGCCGAGTTCTTCATCGCCTGCATGTGGTTCAACCCGCTGGCCTATTATGCGCACCGCGCATTCCGGACGGACCAGGAAGCCGCTTGCGACGCCGATGTGCTGAAAACCGGGACCGCCTCGCCGCATGCCTATGGCGCGACGCTGATCAAGGCCGTGAAGTCCGCCGCGCAGGAACGCCCACCCGCTGCGGCCAGCCTGCCTCTCACCCACGCCCTGAAGGAACGCCTCAGCCGCATGACCCATCCTGCTCCGACCCGCACACGGCGTCTTGCAGGCGGGGCCGCCACCGCTGTGATCGGTGCGGCAGCCCTGATCGCCACATCCTCGGTCCCGGCCAATGCCGGTGAGCGCGAACATCGCGAGCTGCGTATCGAGAACGGTACCGTCTATCTGAATGGCGAACTGATCCCCGACCGCCGCATCATTGTACTCGGCGAACCCTTTGAGGGGATTGAACCCGGCCCTGAAGTAACGGCGGAGATCAACCGGCTGTCCCGGGAAATGGCCGAGGACAGCAAGGTGATCGGCCGGATCACGGCGAAGATCACCTCCAACGTCCCCGAGATCACGCTCGCCCTGGAAGACGACGCTGAGTTCCAGGCCCTGATGGCAGAGCTGAACGAACTGCCGCTCGTCTCCAACTTCCAGGACGTCGTCGTGGACGTGCAGGATGGTGCCGAAATCCACTTCGAAGGCGAGATGTCTGAAGAAGACTGGGAGGAGTGGGGCCGCAAGTGGGAAGCATGGGGCGAGAAGTTCGGAGAACGCGCCGAGTCCTGGGCCGCCGCCCATGAAGCCCGCGCCGAAGAACTGCATGAGAGCCTCGAACCGGAGCTGGAACGGATGACCAGCGAACTGGAAGCCCGTCTCGAAGCGAAATCGATCAAGCTGGAAACCCTGATCGACCAGAAATTCGGCGCGGACTTTGAACACCGCATCGAGGAAACCTCGACCGCGCTGGACGATCTGGTCGCAGAGTGCCGTGACGCCAATCTCTCCGATGGTGAGACAAAGGTCATGAGCCGCACCCTCGGCGTCGGTAAGGACGAGAAAACGGTCAAGATCGCCTGTGTAAAGGGCGACGAGACCGCCCTGCGCTCTGCCAAGACGATGGCGGTGATCAATTCGAGCAGAGACCTGTGCGATGTCGAGAAGGAATCCTTCCGCGAGCAGGTCCGCTCTGACGGGAACCTCGACGGCGGCGAAAACTAA
- a CDS encoding histidine phosphatase family protein → MGRIIVCRHGNTFDKGDVVTRVGGRTDLPLSTSGQEQADALSRHFAETSFHAAYCSALQRTRQTAAAILNARPDSPELATLPFLTEIDYGPDENVAEDKVVARIGEDALRAWEEDSCVPDGWLVDKPAIHSGWKALLAEASRLSADQTILVVTSNGIARFLPDVVDAVPTGLQPKLKTGAWGEIHCNTGTRIVAWNQRPPA, encoded by the coding sequence ATGGGACGGATCATTGTCTGCCGGCATGGCAACACGTTTGACAAGGGCGATGTGGTGACCCGCGTGGGCGGCCGCACAGACCTGCCGCTCTCCACTTCCGGACAGGAACAAGCCGACGCACTCAGCCGCCATTTCGCGGAGACATCTTTCCACGCCGCCTATTGCTCGGCCCTGCAGCGGACAAGGCAAACCGCCGCGGCCATTCTTAATGCCCGGCCTGACAGTCCGGAGCTCGCGACCCTGCCCTTCCTGACCGAGATTGACTATGGCCCGGACGAGAACGTCGCCGAGGACAAGGTCGTCGCCCGGATCGGAGAAGACGCCCTCAGGGCGTGGGAAGAAGATAGCTGCGTGCCGGACGGCTGGCTCGTCGACAAGCCCGCCATTCATTCCGGATGGAAAGCGCTACTGGCCGAAGCCTCCCGCCTGTCCGCCGATCAGACCATCCTCGTGGTGACCAGCAATGGCATCGCCCGGTTCCTGCCGGATGTCGTGGACGCTGTGCCGACAGGCCTTCAGCCGAAACTCAAAACCGGCGCCTGGGGCGAAATCCATTGCAATACCGGCACGCGGATCGTCGCCTGGAACCAGAGACCGCCGGCCTGA
- the kdsB gene encoding 3-deoxy-manno-octulosonate cytidylyltransferase: MQTLIVVPARYASTRLPGKPLVMIAGRTMVSRVAAMAAQAAEALGNARHVVATDDARIETHCQDLGIPVVMTDPDLPSGTDRALAAATALGAEPEIVVNLQGDSPFTPPAHVIAVAQAARDSGADAATPYVRLSWDALDAFRKHKAETPFSGTTLVHDEAGRALWFSKNLIPAMRKEAALREKGGPSPVCRHIGLYAYRLDALRRYVSLPEGRYEQLEGLEQLRLLENGMSIQCVEVEPGQIAIPGIDTAEDVALAERLVAEHGDPLEA; the protein is encoded by the coding sequence ATGCAAACACTGATCGTCGTTCCAGCGCGTTACGCATCGACCCGGCTTCCCGGAAAACCGCTGGTCATGATTGCCGGTCGCACCATGGTTTCCCGCGTCGCTGCGATGGCGGCGCAGGCAGCAGAGGCACTGGGCAATGCCCGGCATGTCGTCGCAACAGATGACGCGCGCATCGAGACCCATTGCCAGGACCTTGGCATTCCGGTGGTCATGACCGATCCGGACCTGCCCTCGGGTACGGACCGCGCGCTGGCTGCAGCCACCGCATTGGGCGCAGAGCCGGAGATCGTCGTGAACCTGCAGGGCGACTCCCCTTTTACGCCGCCGGCGCATGTGATCGCAGTCGCCCAGGCCGCACGCGATTCCGGTGCCGACGCGGCCACGCCCTATGTCCGCCTGAGCTGGGACGCGCTCGATGCGTTCCGCAAACACAAGGCCGAGACCCCGTTCTCCGGCACAACGCTGGTGCATGACGAGGCCGGCCGCGCGCTTTGGTTTTCGAAAAACCTGATCCCTGCGATGCGCAAGGAAGCTGCCCTGCGCGAAAAAGGCGGCCCTTCGCCCGTCTGCCGGCATATCGGCCTCTATGCCTACAGGCTGGACGCGCTTCGCCGCTATGTCAGCCTGCCGGAAGGCCGCTACGAACAGCTGGAAGGCCTGGAACAGCTGCGCCTGCTTGAAAACGGAATGAGCATCCAGTGCGTTGAAGTCGAACCCGGCCAAATCGCCATCCCCGGAATTGATACTGCCGAAGATGTCGCGCTCGCAGAACGTCTCGTCGCCGAACATGGCGACCCGCTGGAGGCCTGA
- a CDS encoding MarR family winged helix-turn-helix transcriptional regulator, with protein sequence MPEPSRTPQLRLREFLPYRLSVLSNTISRRIAELYDREFGLTIWQWRVMAVTGDAPGISATEIGQRTAMDKVAVSRAVAGLIEVGYLERKSSEEDGRRSKLYLTPAGTSVYDEIVPMAIAEEQALEAVLTPDERVELTRLMEKLAGSASPDRPLW encoded by the coding sequence ATGCCCGAACCCTCCCGGACACCGCAGCTGCGCCTGCGCGAATTCCTTCCCTACCGCCTGTCCGTCCTGTCCAACACGATCTCGCGACGCATTGCGGAGCTGTATGATCGAGAATTCGGCCTGACGATCTGGCAATGGCGCGTCATGGCCGTCACGGGCGATGCGCCAGGCATCAGCGCCACCGAGATCGGCCAGCGCACGGCGATGGACAAGGTTGCCGTCAGCCGCGCCGTCGCCGGCCTGATCGAAGTCGGATATCTGGAACGCAAATCCTCTGAAGAGGATGGCCGCCGGTCCAAACTGTACCTCACGCCGGCGGGCACGTCCGTGTATGACGAGATCGTGCCGATGGCGATTGCCGAGGAACAAGCGCTCGAAGCGGTCCTCACACCGGACGAACGCGTGGAACTGACCCGCCTCATGGAAAAGCTGGCCGGGTCCGCCTCCCCCGACCGTCCGCTCTGGTAA
- a CDS encoding DUF4197 domain-containing protein encodes MLGALGLALLTAGCAETGTSGDFGRVLGEVLGSATAPDSQGTLSIAEIDAGLREALTVGTNLVANQLGQTNGYYGDPKIRIPLPQTYRTLQTNLAKVGASKPLDDLELRMNRAAESAVPEAQVLVLGAIRNMTITDALNILNGGDTAATDYLRSKTEPQLRAAFTPYAREALSKSGAFTAMENVASQYGAGGITSSLQADLTAHAVDYGLDGIFLYVAEEEKKIRENPLARSTDLLRRVFGNRG; translated from the coding sequence ATGCTGGGAGCGCTGGGTCTTGCGCTTCTCACGGCAGGGTGTGCTGAAACAGGCACCAGCGGAGATTTCGGCCGTGTTCTGGGAGAGGTCCTTGGTTCCGCCACCGCGCCCGACTCGCAAGGCACACTCAGCATCGCTGAAATTGATGCCGGTCTGCGCGAAGCCCTGACGGTCGGCACCAACCTGGTCGCCAATCAGCTTGGCCAGACGAATGGCTATTACGGCGATCCGAAAATCCGCATTCCGCTGCCGCAGACTTACCGGACCCTCCAGACGAATCTGGCGAAGGTCGGTGCGAGCAAGCCGCTCGACGATCTGGAGCTGCGCATGAACCGCGCAGCTGAATCCGCCGTACCGGAAGCGCAGGTCCTGGTCCTCGGTGCGATCCGCAACATGACCATCACGGACGCGCTCAACATCCTGAACGGCGGCGATACGGCGGCAACTGATTATCTCCGGTCAAAGACGGAACCCCAGCTGCGGGCCGCCTTCACGCCCTATGCCCGGGAGGCGCTGTCGAAGTCCGGCGCTTTCACGGCGATGGAAAATGTTGCCTCGCAATATGGGGCAGGCGGCATCACCTCCAGCCTGCAGGCGGACCTGACCGCGCATGCTGTTGATTACGGCCTGGACGGTATCTTCCTGTACGTCGCGGAAGAGGAAAAGAAGATCCGGGAAAACCCGCTCGCGCGGAGTACGGACTTGCTGCGCCGCGTGTTCGGGAATCGCGGCTGA
- a CDS encoding fumarylacetoacetate hydrolase family protein → MKLATLKNGARDGRLVVVSKDLTRATDAASIAPTLQAALDDWEHMAPRLQLLAEQVELGSVPTFRFHEHDCESPLPRAYQWADGSAYINHVELVRKARGAEVPESFYDDPLMYQGGSDAFLGPRDAIPLGDVAWGCDMEGEVAVITDDVPMGVSEADAASHIKLVMLCNDVSLRGLIPGELAKGFGFFQSKPPSAFTPVAVTPDELGDAWKDSVIHLPLHVDYNGQPFGRANAGVDATFSLARLVAHAAKTRPLTAGTVIGSGTVSNKDADGGAGKPVSEGGLGYSCIAEIRMIETIADGAPKTPFMKPGDTVRMEMLDKAGHSIFGAIEQTVESV, encoded by the coding sequence ATGAAACTCGCTACTCTCAAAAATGGTGCCCGTGATGGCCGTCTTGTTGTCGTCTCGAAAGACCTGACACGCGCCACGGATGCCGCCTCGATTGCGCCGACGCTGCAGGCGGCGCTGGATGACTGGGAACATATGGCCCCGCGCCTCCAGCTTCTGGCCGAGCAGGTGGAGCTGGGCAGTGTGCCGACGTTCCGTTTCCACGAGCATGACTGCGAAAGCCCGCTGCCGCGTGCTTATCAGTGGGCGGATGGCTCGGCCTATATCAATCACGTCGAACTGGTCCGCAAAGCGCGCGGCGCCGAAGTGCCGGAAAGCTTCTATGACGATCCGCTGATGTACCAGGGAGGCTCCGATGCCTTCCTCGGCCCCCGCGATGCCATCCCGCTCGGCGATGTCGCCTGGGGTTGTGACATGGAAGGGGAGGTCGCGGTCATCACGGATGACGTGCCCATGGGCGTGTCCGAGGCGGATGCGGCCAGCCACATCAAGCTGGTCATGCTGTGCAATGACGTGTCGCTGCGCGGGCTGATCCCCGGCGAACTCGCCAAGGGCTTCGGTTTCTTCCAGTCCAAGCCGCCGAGCGCTTTCACGCCTGTCGCCGTGACGCCGGACGAATTGGGCGACGCCTGGAAAGACAGCGTCATCCACCTGCCGCTGCATGTGGACTATAACGGTCAGCCATTCGGCCGCGCCAATGCGGGCGTCGATGCCACATTCAGCCTCGCCCGCCTTGTCGCCCACGCTGCAAAGACCCGTCCGCTCACCGCCGGTACAGTGATCGGTTCCGGCACGGTTTCCAACAAGGATGCCGATGGCGGGGCAGGCAAGCCGGTCAGCGAAGGCGGGCTTGGCTATTCCTGCATCGCCGAGATCCGGATGATCGAGACGATCGCCGACGGCGCGCCGAAAACCCCCTTCATGAAGCCCGGCGATACGGTGCGCATGGAGATGTTGGACAAGGCCGGGCATTCCATCTTCGGGGCCATCGAGCAGACCGTGGAATCCGTCTGA
- a CDS encoding VCBS repeat-containing protein: MQKYILGAACALILAPSAFADRLVTDISDNRALSHVEEFHWFGGENDFSAGISFADFDGDGDLDIANVNGRHWPVADLLLLNNGKGRFPMAAEIGDWRTTGYGGCPADVDNDGDMDLLVPRDWLAVGIFQNDGAGHLSEAGTIGAAGHARSCATPDLNNDGVADLVIADRGGASFYAYGPLVPGVETHPLTDVAAVGVATGDLNGDGKSDIVLAMRGDATLAVLFAEETGYADPVLLGRDDLQSRSVAIADWDGDGDLDLVTAVLTGSNQVYLNNDGDFDRAVIIGPPSEISAGVRVTDLDGDGRPDAVFANEGQNSVMMNGIGGARRILLPGENDTYDLDVGDLNGDGMPDIGFANSDAPNTLFFLIPTGDPE; this comes from the coding sequence ATGCAGAAATACATATTGGGCGCTGCGTGCGCTTTAATCCTGGCGCCGTCGGCTTTTGCAGACAGGCTCGTTACGGACATCTCTGACAATCGCGCATTATCGCATGTTGAGGAATTCCACTGGTTCGGTGGAGAGAATGATTTCAGCGCGGGCATCAGCTTTGCGGATTTCGATGGCGACGGTGATCTCGATATTGCCAATGTAAATGGCCGCCACTGGCCGGTCGCCGACCTGCTATTGCTGAACAATGGCAAGGGCCGTTTTCCAATGGCAGCCGAGATCGGAGACTGGCGCACAACCGGCTATGGCGGTTGCCCGGCCGATGTCGACAATGATGGTGATATGGACCTGCTGGTGCCGCGCGACTGGCTCGCCGTCGGTATCTTTCAAAATGACGGTGCTGGCCACTTGTCTGAAGCCGGGACGATTGGTGCCGCAGGTCACGCCCGCAGCTGCGCCACACCTGACCTGAACAATGATGGCGTCGCAGACCTTGTTATCGCAGACCGGGGGGGCGCCTCCTTTTACGCTTACGGTCCATTGGTTCCCGGTGTTGAAACGCATCCCCTGACAGATGTGGCGGCCGTTGGCGTTGCGACCGGAGACCTGAATGGTGACGGGAAGAGCGATATTGTGCTCGCCATGCGCGGTGATGCAACACTGGCTGTCCTGTTTGCGGAAGAGACCGGCTATGCCGACCCGGTCTTGTTGGGCCGTGACGACCTCCAATCGCGTTCCGTCGCCATTGCAGACTGGGATGGAGATGGCGATCTGGACCTTGTCACAGCCGTCCTGACCGGTTCCAATCAGGTCTATCTCAATAATGACGGAGATTTTGACCGGGCCGTGATTATCGGGCCGCCAAGTGAGATATCGGCTGGCGTTCGGGTTACTGACCTGGACGGCGATGGACGTCCGGACGCGGTTTTCGCGAATGAAGGTCAGAACTCGGTTATGATGAATGGTATCGGCGGCGCCCGGCGGATTTTACTGCCCGGCGAGAATGACACCTACGACCTCGACGTCGGAGACCTCAATGGTGACGGCATGCCGGATATCGGCTTTGCCAATTCCGACGCCCCCAACACGCTCTTTTTTCTTATCCCCACCGGAGACCCGGAATGA